tctcatacacaaagataaactgtcttccctttcaaatataaaaaaaatggggggaTTGTTTATTGGTTCTGatccattcacacacacaaaaggaagtCAGGAATAATTTAACCTCCCCCCAGTGCTCAAGTATGGAGGGAGCTAGAGGAGAGaacactgagccacacaacagcaGCCCTGAGCACCCAGTGCTttgaaaaaacaatgaagaaaagtaACAAAACTGTGGTTAGAAATTATCTTAGTCcactcaggctgctataacaaagtacccaGATACTGAGTGTCTTATAAGTAATAGATTCATTTAtcatagttctggaggttgggaagtccATAAATATGGCGCTGGTAGATTCCGTGTCTGGTAAGAGCCTACTCCCTCATAGATGGCCATCTTCGCACTATTAACCTCATAGATGGCCATCTATGAGGGAGTAGGCCCTCTTCACACTGTTAATCTCACATGGCAAAAGGGCAAGggatctctctgggcctcttttACAAGTGCATTAAGGCCACACTGCAAAGAATGTGAATAAAGGAATATTGTTAACTGTGGTCATTAGAGAGTCAGACTAAAACAAGCATCCAGGATGTGCTAAGGGACTAAATGTGAATTATGAGAAAAGGGAAGAGTCAAAAATGACTCCAAGTACTTTTGCCCTACATAGCTGGAAGAACAGGCTCCTAAGCTATAGAAGGCAATGGGTAAAATAAACAATTCCATTTTGTATTTGATACCTTGCAAGACTATTAGATATCTAGGTGGAGACATTAACTGGATTTACAAGTCAGGGGGAGTTAGTCTGTCTTAGACCAtttaggctgctataacaaagtgcCATAGACCAGATGGCTTacatacaacagaaatttatttctcataattctggaggctggaagtccaaaatcaaggtgccagcatggtcaggttctggtgacAGCCCTCTCCCTGGTTTGCAAACTTTTCATTATATCTTCacctgggagaaggaaagagttcTCTGAGGTCCCCTGAAAAAAGGCATTAATCCCAGTTATGATGGCTCTAaactcatgacctaatcacctcccagaggCCTCAACTTCTAATACAATAACCCTGGACATTCGAATTTCAAAATACGGATtttggggaggacacaaacattcagaccatagtaGACCTTCACATCAAATGATTAAGAAAGCAAAGACTGAGAAATCTCCAAATTGGTCTTAACCCAATTCACTGGGTTTAATCAGGGTTcttcacagaaacagaaccaataggatgtgtgtgtatataaagatTTATTACAGGAACTGGCTCCCATGGTTAATACAATCTGCTATCTACAAGCTAGAGAACTAGGAAAGTCAGTGGTATAATTCAGTCCAAGTCCGAAGGGAATCTAATGTAAATCCTGGGGTCCCAAGGACCAAGAACGAGGAGTTCTGTTGTCTGAGGGCAGAATATGGACAACCCACCTCAAGTTCGCCCTTCCTCCACCTTTGTGTTCTATTTGGGCCCCCAGCAGGTTGGATGATACCCACCAACATTTGTGAGGGTGAATCTTCTTCACTGTCTTCTGAATCAAATGTTAATCACTCTCAGAGACACACTCAGAAATAGTTTCACCAGCTATCAAAGCATCACCTAACCCAGTTAAACTGACACATAACATTAGCCATCTCATACAATGAAGCAGCTTTTCTATGACCAACTGGTGAGGGATATAGATAACAGAGACTAAAGGAAGATAAAATTCTAGTCAGCCTAGAACAGGGACCTTTCCTTTGAGAGTGCAAGAGGACTAAGAGAACTAGTGCACTAGTTCTTAGAAGTGATAGGAAATTCATATCTAGTTATGGTTTATAATGAACTAAACTATAATTATGGTTGTTTTATAGCTATAAAATAAGCTGTACATAGTTCTCATTTGCTAGTGTGGATTCACTAGTAACCTTCTAATTAGCTTCACATAGTTTCTAGTTACAGGTCTCCTCAGATCATGTTAATTAAAACAACAGGAGTAACATAATAATATCCAAATGATGTTAACTCCATTACCAACTCTGAAGTCCAGAGTAGGTAAAATAGACAAGTAATTCTTCCCAACCCACTTATAAAAATGCCCTAAAATATATTCCTCTCTGGATGAGCTACACGGTATGACAGGTCTTAATGTTCATCCTTAGCACACCATCTACTTGGTACTTTTTTATGGCTTCATTTACATGTCTCTCTGCTTTCCCCCACACACAAATGAGTTAAGTTTTCAAAATCAATATCTCAAAGGCCAACCCTGAAATTAGTCATTATTTTCATGCATAGAGAACAAAGTTTCCTTTCCCCTTGACTGTTGGCATAACACTTTCCCCCACACTCCCACCTCAAAATGCACATGCCAAAAATGTTGATCTCACAAATGAGAGACATTTGCTATAATAAGTGAAACAAACAGAAGAGGTTATTGTGTTTTGAAATTTGGGAATCTGGAACTTTTAAATTCTGCCTCAGAAAATCAGCCAAGGCTGAAGCAAGCTGTGCGTTTGAATTTCTTGGATGGGGACCACCTGTTCTTGGTGAACTCCAACTGATGAATCTGTTCCCATGAAACTTCTTTTACTGTGCCTTTGTCATGTACACACACCCTGCGCATGTCACAGACGTCTATGGAGtgcaggaaggaaggcagagagagggctggggaggaagggaggacagaaagaagggaagacaaacaggcaaggaggaggagggaaaggaaaagaagagaaaccacGTGTAAGGAAAAGAgtgcctgctgagcaaggatacTCAATCTCCTGTCTCTGCCTGATAGCAAGTCGAGGTCACTTTGAAGCACAAGGCCTGGGCTGCAGAGAAGGCAGTCAACGAAAGGGCaaacctcttctttccttttaatgtcACACTCCAAATGCCAAACAATACAGTGATCTCTGAATTTCACTTGGATATGGGCACTAGGAACTAAAAGCAGCTTCCGGTTCttgggagagagaaataaattcaCCCACATTCTAGACCTTTGCTTCAGCTTTTCCTCTGCTTGGCTGTCGTTTCCCCAATTCCtcaccctgcctgcctcctccttgcCATTTAGGATTTAGATCAAAGTTAATCTCCTGATGAGAAGTTCCATGACCATCCACTAGTAAAATAAGTAGATATTTGATTCTATTTGATCCTCTATTTGATTCCAATACTTATCACACAAGGTAATATTTTTATCATCCGTCTGCTGCTGCTAGAATGTAAGCCTTGTGAGAACAGGGATTTTGTTCCTGTGGTCCTGTTTTCTACTGAATCCCCAGCGCCTGAAAGAGTACTGAAAACAAAGAAggcttttaataaaaaattgcttaataaataaatttatgtttctttttcttttagaaaggaTGGTGACGgacgtctgagtggctcagtaagtttagtgtctgcctcgggctcacgtcatgatcccagagtcctggatcgagcccccaacagggctccttgctcagcagggagcctgcttccccctttgcctCTTATTCCCCTTGGAGCAGGGCATTAAAGTCATGGGACTTTACTGATTCTTCAAATAAGAATGTGTGTACATGAGTACACTTTTACAAAAAAACAAGTACAGTCAACAATTTTAGGCCTTTGAAATACAGTTTTGATAATTCTGGCAGGTTTTTCAGACTATATCAATCAACAGAAGAATTTCATCacatagagacaaaaaaaaaatgtttaccggggcgcctgggtggctcagtgggttaaagcctctgccttcggatcaggtcatgatcccagggtcctgggatcgagccccgcatcgggctctctgctcagcaggggagcctgcttcctcctctctctctgcctgcctctctgcctacttgtgacctctgtctgtcaaataaataaataaatctttaaaaaaaaaatgtttaccaaataggtaaataaataaatgcccatTGGCATTTATATGTATTACAAACTTAGAGCTGAAAATTCTCAGAAATTCATGAATTATACAAATTTTATGCAACTGTTTTTCTCTATCATTCAATAGTTTCCATAGCAACTTTGGCATTAGACAGTGTATATGCTACCTTGAAGACACAAAGCATCATTCTCTCTAATCTATTTAAAGTAAAGTACTATGTTATTTCTCAGCATTATGTACTgtttagggaaaaaatatatatactgtgtCCTACACGATGCTGTTTTGTGTTAGTTTCCTGTTGTTCAGCTTGAAAAGAGTTTTCAATTCTTTCCTCcattaaaaattttcaagttgTTAAAAGGAAACAGGATAAGATAATGATAAAGTTAAGATATTTTCTTACCTGGTGGACTGGAAATTAGTAAGAGTGGAAGAAGTAATAAAGCCTACGAGaagcaaatttaaaaactgtACTCTCATGATTGCAATGGAGTGAAAATGAGGGTATGCATCTGCAAGAACAAAAGCCAGGCCATTCCATTCCAAGTTGGTTTCTGGGGACCAAGTAATATTCTGTCTACTGATCTGGGTGCTGGCTAAACAGGTATGGTCATTTTATGAAATTCTTAGTGTAGTACACTTAGAGATGTGTTCTTTTCTGTATATGTATTGTACTTACatgaaaatggttttaaaagtcAGCGCATAACAAATGCTGTTATATTTTATCCAAGCGACAGtacaatcttctttaaaaaacctGATTAAGTACACAGTTTAGGCTTTAtgtgtcactatctctgtcttttgggggttttttgtttgtatgaTTGGTTGGTTTTGTACaaccctttaaaaaagaaaaaccaggtcCTCTGCCACTCTCGCTCCGGGATCGCCCGCGCTAGAGACGCAGTAGCGCTCTAATCGCTCGCCCGTCCGTGCCGCCGCCGCCCAGCCCACCGCCACCCTTTGCAGCCATGTCCACCAGGTCTGTGTCCTCGTCCTCCTACCGCAGGATGTTCGGCGGCCCCGGCACCGGGAGCCGGCCGAGCTCCACGCGCAGCTACGTGACCACGTCCACCCGCACCTACAGCCTGGGCAGCGCCCTGCGCCCCAGCACCAGCCGCAGCCTCTACACCTCGTCCCCGGGCGGCACGTATGTCACGCGCTCCTCCGCGGTGCGCCTGCGGAGCAGTGTGCCCGGCGTGCGCCTGCTGCAGGACTCCGTGGACTTCTCGCTGGCGGACGCCATCAACACCGAGTTCAAGAACACCCGCACCAACGAGAAAGTGGAGCTGCAGGAGCTGAATGACCGCTTCACCAACTACATCGACAAGGTGCGGTTCCTGGAGCAGCAGAACAAGATTCTGCTGGCCGAGCTCGAGCAGCTCAAGGGCCAGGGCAAATCGCGCCTGGGGGACCTCTACGAGGAGGAGATGCGGGAGCTGCGCCGGCAGGTGGATCAGCTCACCAACGACAAGGCCCGCGTCGAAGTGGAGGGCGACAACCTGGCCGAGGACATCATGCGGCTCCGGGAGAAGTTGCAAGAGGAGATGCTGCAGAGAGAGGAAGCCGAGAGCACCCTGCAGTCTTTCAGACAGGATGTTGACAATGCTTCTTTGGCACGTCTTGACCTTGAGCGCAAAGTGGAATCCTTGCAGGAAGAGATTgcctttttgaagaaactccatgaGGAGGAAATCCAGGAGCTGCAGGCCCAGATTCAGGACCAGCATGTCCAGATCGATATGGATGTTTCCAAGCCTGACCTCACGGCTGCTCTGCGAGACGTCCGCCAACAGTATGAAAGTGTGGCTGCCAAGAACCTTCAGGAAGCTGAGGAATGGTACAAGTCCAAGTTTGCCGACCTCTCTGAGGCTGCTAACCGAAACAATGATGCCCTGCGCCAGGCGAAGGCAGGAGTCCAATGAGTACCGGAGACAGGTGCAGTCCCTCACCTGTGAAGTGGACGCCCTCAAAGGGACCAATGAGTCTCTGGAACGCCAGATGCGTGAAATGGAGGATAACTTTGCTGTCGAAGCTGCTAACTACCAAGACACTATTGGCCGCCTGCAGGATGAGATTCAGAACATGAAGGAAGAAATGGCCCGTCACCTTCGGGAATACCAGGACCTGCTGAATGTCAAGATGGCTCTCGACATTGAGATTGCCACCTATAGGAAGCTGCTGGAAGGCGAGGAGAGCAGGATTGCTCTGCCTCTTCCAAACTTTTCTTCCCTGAACCTGAGGGAAACCAATCTGGATTCCCTCCCTCTGGTCGATACTCACTCAAAAAGGACACTTCTGATCAAGACGGTTGAGACTAGAGATGGACAGGTTATCAATGAAACTTCTCAGCATCACGATGACCTTGAGTAAAGATGGCACAGAGTTGGTGCAGCGGTCACTACCagcaagaataaaaacagaaatccgTATCTTAAAGAAACAGCTTCCAAGTGCCTTTCTGCAGTTTTTCAGGAGCGCAAGATAGATTTGGAATAGGAATAACCTCTAGTTCTTAAGAACCAACACTCTTAAAAGATTTAGGAAAAAGTTTACAACATAATCTAGTTTACCAAGAAAACTTGTGctagaatactttttaaaaagtatttttgaataCCATTAAAACTGCTTTTTTTCCAACAAGTATCTGACCAACTTGTTTCTGCTTCAATAAATCTttggaaaactcaaaaaaaaaaaaaaaaaaaaaaaagaaaaaccattctTAACTTGAGGGCCACACAAAAATAGGTGGTGGATGGCAAATTAAGTCAACAGAACTTAGGATCAATCATCAAGGAAGTGaatgcagagacagaggagaagacaTGGACTGAGACCTGGAGTCTCCAACATTAATCTACACCTATTAAAACTATTAACATGATGAATTATGTTACTAGATTTCCTCCTaagccttttttatttctgataagTATGAATATTCGGATCATTCTTCAATGTACTACTGAATTTTCTTTGCTAATCCCttacttgggatttttttcatCGTTGTAAAATGAGacagttttattgtattttttataaaatttttcttaaatgttctttGTTACTAATGTTATACTTGTACCACAAGAATTGATTTggaagtcttcttctctgtgctaCAAATAAAGTaacaatggaaaatattaaagTCTTCATGAAAGTTTCCAATAAATCTGTCCAAGCCAAGTGCTTTGTTTTTGTGGAGGGAGGGTAAGTAAATCTTTTTGACAGCAGCAATAATTGACATAGCGTTTCCTCTTCACTAGACCTGTTATTACATATATTAAACTCATTTAATCGTCACAAAACCTAATGAGGTAAGTgtttatattatcattattatcatgaTTTTAACGTTGTTAACCTCCATTTCATATCTAAGGAAactggcacagagaggttaagtcaggAGGCAGAAAACACACTGTATATTTCAACAGATGGAATTTAATATAAGGAATGGATTACACAGGTTTTAAAGGGCTGAAGTAGTTAGAAGGGAACAGAGGCACAAGAGATAAGTGGAACAAGCTAGTACTCCTCTTAGGGACAGAGCAACAAAGGGGAGGACAAAGGAGTTACAAGAACCTAGGAACTAGGAGGAGGGCCTCAGCCAATGGAGGCTGAGACCTCGAGAGAACAGTGAAGATCCCATTCTGGAGATCCCATTAGAAGCAGATGGGTGGAACCAACCACCCCTGCTGGGTGACAAACAGAAACAGCAACAGACTAGAAGAAAGTCCAGTCGTAGACCCCCTAACTTCCCCTTCCTCAGTGCTCCCACCAGCAGAAGGTAGTAGGTAAAGAAAGGCCAGGGAACAGTTCCTCAAGCCCCTGGTATCAGAGAACAACATTTAGAAGGATCAAAGGCAATGAATGGGAGAGCCGGCacttctctatttctctatttttttcctatggaAATTGGTCTGttgggattttctttctcttctgggtCAGTCTTGtcatatttgatatatattatgTGCTACAATATATTTTCTTAGCAAATTGTTTCATtctagttttaaattttcatagacTCTGTTCCACAAAATAACTTTCTATGATGTTTTAGTttccctttttgctttgtttttccttctcgtcatttttctcataaatatgtactttcttcccttttttccttatttaatcaatttttttaaatcaccaatgttttattttattttttaatcatatttctaACTCCTTCCATTCTGCTTTTATCTTCATTAATCCTTTCCTTGGACTTTCCTTTGGTttactttgttgttctttttctatctcgagtcatatttttattgtttctttttactgttataaatatttaaggCTATACATTTTCTTTCAAGCGTGATTTATCCCTAGGACTCACATATGCAGTATTTTCACTAAACTTTGTCAAGATATTCTGCATATTCTGCtcacctttcctttttcttcaagtCCTCTAATAcagctttaaaaaacattttttcaaggtGAAAAGCTTTTGCATTCATGCTTTTGccattaatttttagttttaccATATTGTAATAACGTTGTCTTACTTCTTCCTTCATTTTGGAACTATGACCTAATATAGAAACAATTTTATGGCAGTTTCCAAAACATTTCAAAAGAATATATTCTCCATTATCACCGTATCAGAGTTTGATATCTATCACACCAGAACTACTTTACTGATCATATTGTATAGGTTTTCTCCACACTTATTTTTGTCCTCCTAATCTTAAACTAGAGAGATGAATGAAAGCTCTTCATTACTACTGGGTTTATGTCTACTTTTTATTAACTGCTTCTATTTTATCCTTCATAAGGTTATTGCATAATTTCTTGCAAAGATAATGACAACTGCATCTTCATTGCAAATTTTATCCTTCAACattatttaactattttagtTTCATgctaactgaattttttttacctcatgtaatGACTTTGGAACTAAATTTTGATATCCTATATTTTAGACTGCAAACCGCACTtgctactggttttttttttattttgttttcatttgtccatATAAATTTGTTCatacctttatttttaacatttctgaattACTTTGTAAGTGTGTCTTTCGGATTCAACACAAAATAGGGCTTTAATGATCCAATCtgaagatcttttttcttttaataggtaAGTTAAGCTCATTTACAATTACTGATATGCAACAATTGTGGTTTTAGTTgtgttatatgtagaagaatggatgaataaagTTCTAAGTggcctctttcattttctttttatacttctgATGTTTAAAAAGGTTTGTATTTTGTTCCAACAGTTAGCCTTAATCAGTGTTGGGAGTCTCCAATAGCAACCCCAGGTTCAATGATTCACTAGGCAAACTTAGAGAACACAGTAGATAGTTGTTCTTGTGCTATGAAAATAGGCAAAGGTCTAGAGAATACCAGGCACAAGCTTACAAGAGTCTTCTCCCAGTGAAGTCACACAGGATGGGTATAATTTCTCCACAAGTTGTGATGTCACATGTGAAATACTGTCTACCAGGAAAGCTCACTAAAGACTCGGTGCCCCAGATTTTTAGTGGGAGCTAGTCATACAGACACCCTCTGACCAGCACCTACCAAAATCCCAGCCTCTCAAAAGGAAAGCAGATGTTTAGCATAAACCATGTTTGCATGAACAATTTAAACACAGATAGCTACTTTTTAATCAGTTCTGAATGGTGGGAACACTTGCAAAATTCAAGTTCCCAGATGCCAGCCACCAACCAAAATTTTAAGTGGGCCTTTTAAAAGATAGTATTGTCTCTCAGTCTCAGGAAACAACCTGTTGCTAGAGTGGAGGGTttgggaggaatggggtggctgggtgatggacactgaggaggttatgtgctatggtgagcactgtgaattgtgtgagactgatgattcacagacctgtacccctgaaacaaatattacattaaatgttaattagaaaaaaaagcaaataaaatttaatttaaaaagaagatagtagtctctggggtcacctgggtggtacagttggttaagggttcaactcctgattttggctcaggtcatgatcccagtgttgtgcaatcaaaccccacatcggactctgcactgggcatggagtctgcttaagattctctctctccctctccctctggacttaatgtttgtgtccccacaaaattcatatgttgaattctTAAGCTTCAGTATGGTAATATAAGGAAGGAGGTCTTTTGGGAAATAATTAGGTCAAGAGAGTATGTCtcgtgaatgggattagtgcctttgtAAAAGGGACCCCAGAGAGGTGTCTCTGCTCTCCATGATGTAAGGATACAATGAGAAGACTCCCACCTGTGAATGAGGAAGCGAGCCCTCACCagatctgccagcaccttgacttGGACTTCCTAGACTCCAGGACTACGAGAAATAAATTGTTTTAGCCACTCAGTCtgggataatttcttttttttttttttaagattttatttattttgtttttttttttccaatttatttattttcagaaaaacagtattcattattttttcaccacacccagtgctccatgcaagctgtgccctctataatacccaccacctggtaccccaacctccccccccccgccacttcaaacccctcagattgtttttcagagtccatagtctctcatggttcatctccccttccaatttacccaaaagcacataccctccccaatgtccataaccctaccccccttctcccaacccccctccccccagcaacccacagtttgtttcgtgagattaagagtcacttatggtttgtctccctccctatcccatcttgtttcatggattcttctcctacccacttaagcccccatgttgcatcaccacttcctcatatcagggagatcatatgatatttgtctttctccgcttgacttatttcgctaagcatgatacgctctagttccatccatgttgtcgcaaatggcaagaacctagatgtccatcaacagatgaatggatcaagaagatgtggtatatatacacaatggaatactatgcagccatcataagattttatttatttatttgacagacagagatcacaagtaggcagagaagcaggcagagagagagaagcaagcaggctccctgctgagcagagagcccgacgaggggcttgatcccaggaccctggcatcatgacctgagctgaaggcagaggctttagcccactgagccacccaggcgccccggaataaTTTCTTAAAGCAGCCCAAACTAAGATgccttttcaaactttttttttcaggg
The DNA window shown above is from Neovison vison isolate M4711 chromosome 11, ASM_NN_V1, whole genome shotgun sequence and carries:
- the LOC122890430 gene encoding LOW QUALITY PROTEIN: vimentin-like (The sequence of the model RefSeq protein was modified relative to this genomic sequence to represent the inferred CDS: deleted 1 base in 1 codon), which encodes MSTRSVSSSSYRRMFGGPGTGSRPSSTRSYVTTSTRTYSLGSALRPSTSRSLYTSSPGGTYVTRSSAVRLRSSVPGVRLLQDSVDFSLADAINTEFKNTRTNEKVELQELNDRFTNYIDKVRFLEQQNKILLAELEQLKGQGKSRLGDLYEEEMRELRRQVDQLTNDKARVEVEGDNLAEDIMRLREKLQEEMLQREEAESTLQSFRQDVDNASLARLDLERKVESLQEEIAFLKKLHEEEIQELQAQIQDQHVQIDMDVSKPDLTAALRDVRQQYESVAAKNLQEAEEWYKSKFADLSEAANRNNDALRQAKQESNEYRRQVQSLTCEVDALKGTNESLERQMREMEDNFAVEAANYQDTIGRLQDEIQNMKEEMARHLREYQDLLNVKMALDIEIATYRKLLEGEESRIALPLPNFSSLNLRETNLDSLPLVDTHSKRTLLIKTVETRDGQVINETSQHHDDLE